The genomic interval TTCGACCGCAGCTACCAATGCCGCTGAGAATCGGTTTGCAAAATCCCGGATGAGTGCAAATAATTAATTAATTGATTACGGTGATCTATGGGGACGTGGCATGACTACGATCTGATCGTTATCGGCGCCGGTATCGGCGGCTTCGTTTCTGCGGTGACGGCAAACAGCCTCGGGAAGCATGTGGCGGTGGTCGAGAAGCGAAGGACCGGCGGTAACTGCACCAACTTCACGTGCATACCCAGCAAAGCCCTCATCCGCTTGAGCCACTTGAGCCGGGAAACGGCCTCTCTCGATCGCCTCGGACTTCGGGTGAAGTGCCCGGGTGGTATCGACACCGAAGGAGTCATGGCACGAATCCGGTCCGTCGTTCAGAAGGCGTACGAGAAAGACCTCCCGGATACGTTTGAGCGGATAGGCATCCATATGCTCTCGGGGACGGCAGCGTTTGCCGACAACCATCACATCGAAGTGGACGGACGGGTCCTTTCTGCAGAAAAGTTCATTATCGCCGTTGGCACCCGTCCCCTGGTTCCTCCCATCGACGGTCTCGCGGGCATCGATTATCTGACGAACGAGACCCTCTATGAGCTTGACTCCCTGCCCGGCTCGCTCGTGATCCTCGGCGGCGGTGTCGATGGGATCGAGTACGCGTCGGCCTTCGGACGGCTCGGTGTAACGACTACCGTAGTGGAAATGGCGACCCGTCTTATACCCACGGCAGACAGGGAGATAACGACCCATCTGCTGCGCGCGTTGCGAGCTGACGGGATCAACCTGATTACCGGCGCGAAAGCGAAGAGTCTTTCAAGGGAAGAGGACGGCGTGGCGCTCATGTACGAGGACGAAAGGGGGCAACCAGGAAAGGTCCTGGCAGACCGGGTGCTCGTGGCGATCGGAAGAAAACCCGACCTGGAGGGATTGTCTCTTGAGAAGGCGGGGGTGAAATATACCGCCAGAGGGATCATCGCGGATGACAAGCTCCGGACTTCCGCTCCGAACATATATGGCTGCGGCGACATTGTCGGTCCCTTTCAACTGGCGTCCACGGCGGAGTACCATGGTATGATCGCCGCGACGAATGCGATGCTTCCTATTAAGCGGCGCGTCGATTACCACAACAACGTGTATGTCATATTCACGGACCCTCCGCTGGCATACCTTGGCCTTACGGAAGAGGAAGCCCACGCAAAATACGGACATGAGCTACAGGTATACAGGTTCGACTACACGAATATGCGCCGCGCCCTGGTAGACGGGGAAGAGGTAGGAATGGCCAAGTTCCTTTGCGATGGCCGGGGACGGCTCGTGGGCGCCCACATCCTCGGTGAAGCCGCGAGCGAGGTCATCCACGAGGCACAGGTGATTAAGGCCATGCATCGACCCTTACACAAGCTGCATAACGTGACCCATGCGTACCCGACTTATGCTCAAGCCCTTGTGGGCCGGGCGAGTCAACTGGCCTACCTTGACAGGATGGCGGGCAACGTCTTTGTAAGGACGGTCCTCCGGCTGCTGCCCGGGTATGCCAACCGGTTGAATCTTGCGAGGGACCGATTGGCCGAGACGCCTCCCATGCCGTCGGACGGGAAACCGGCGACGTCCCATCCTGTTATCGGTATCAAAACTGTTGCGGATGGCAAGGTATGGGTCGTATCTTTGCCGGTTGAGCTATTGGATCATGGGGAAGAATCCTTACTCGCGTCCCTGGGCAAGGATTCGAAGGGGCCCGAATCGATCGCGCTGGACTGGTCTCAGGTCCGGCGAATGAACGGGTTGGGGGCCGGCATGCTCGTGAAGGTCATTGCCCGTGCCAGGCGGAAGGGGCAGCGCCTGGTCGCGTTCGGGTTGGCAGAAGGCCTTAAGGATGTCCTCGAGGTGACGGAACTGGATCAGGCCATCGAGGTCTTTCCAAGCGAGTTCGGTGCCCTTTCGGCCCTCGGTGTTGATTTCCAGGGAACTCCGCCTGAGGAGCCGTTTCACGCGGGCATCACGGTGGACACGCACTACTGGGCAAAACCCACGGACTCGCTGATCGTTCCCTTAGCGCTGAAAAAGGCGCGGAACCTCAACGTAAATGGTCGCCGCCCTGTGGGTCCGGTCAATGGTTTCGGCCAATTGTGGCAAAAAACCTATTGGCTCCATGTGAGCGATCCCGAGATCACCCCTGAGTACGCTATCGCATGCCTCAAGCACAACTTTCCCGGCTTCCAGCCGTCATACAACCATTTTTTTCCGTCCCCGGCGGGTATCGTGGCAGGCGAGATCGTCCTCCTTCACTCATCTACGCCGGGAGGACCGCTTTCCACGGGAGTAATGGTGCTCTATGCCGACGACAGGTCGTTCACGTTCTGCTGCCCGAAGGGACATCCGGAATCCGGGTTTGTGTCGTTCAGCGCCTTCGAGGCGGAGGGGAAGACCATAGTGCAAATAATGGGCCTGGCGCGCGCCAGTGACCCGATCTATGAAATTGCGTTTCACCTTGTCGGGTCGAAAATCCAGGCGAGGATATGGGCCCACGTGCTCGCGTCACTGGCCGCCTATCTTGGAGTACCGGCCTCGATCGCTTCCGAGACCATTTGCGTGGATCACTCGAGACAATGGCGGCAGTTCGGGAACGTCTGGTACAACGCCCAGGTCAGGACGTTGGCGCACGAGCCTGTGCGGTGGCTCGGAGCTTTAGTGGGAGGTGTCCGTGAAGCGCAGGTCCGTTCAGTCTGACCGTGAATACGATGCCGTTGTGGTCGGCTCCGGGCCCAATGGTCTCGCCGCGGCGGTGACCATCGCGCAGGCAGGGCGGTCCGTATTGCTTATCGAAGCCAAAGAGACCATCGGCGGCGGGACGCGCACTCAGGAGCTCACCCTTCCCGGGTTCCACCACGACGTCTGCGCGGCAATACATCCTCTGGCGCTCGCCTCCCCGTTCTTCCGTTTCCTGGATCTTTCCTCTCGTGGCCTCGAGTGGATTCAGCCGCCCATCCCCCTCGCCCACCCGCTGGATGACGATCACGCCGTATTATTGGAGCGTTCATTGGACAAGACGGCGGAAGGCCTCGGCCCTGATGCCGGCCCCTATCGCCAACTCTTTGGCCCCATGGTCGGAAAGTGGGACGAACTTGTGGCCGATCTGTTAAGACCGCTTGGTCCTCCGCGCCATCCCCTCTCACTCATGCATTTTGCGCCCCGCGCCGTGCGGTCTGCAACGGCCCTCGGCGAAAGATGGTTTAAGGGCGTGAGGGCCCGAGCCCTCTTTGCGGGGAACGCGGCTCATTCGGTTCTGCCCTTGCAACATCTGTCGAGCGCCGCCTTCGGGCTTATGCTCGGCATATTGGGCCATGCAGTCGGGTGGCCGATCGCGAAGGGAGGCTCAAGGGCTATCGCAGATGCTCTCGCTTCCTGCTTCACCTCTCTTGGCGGCGTAATCAGAACCGGGATGCCCGTTTCATCTCTCGATGATCTGCCAAAGGCAGGCGCTCTACTGTTCGACATTGCCCCTGAGCGCCTTGCCGGCATCGCCGGGGAGCGTTTCCCTGTCGGCTATCGCGACCGTCTGAAGTCGCAGCGCCATGGGCCCGGGGTCTTCAAGGTGGACTGGGCCCTCAAGGGACCCATACCATGGAGGGACCCGAATTGCGCGCGGGCAGGCACGCTTCACGTGGGAGGCGGCCCGAAGGAGATCGCGCAGGCAGAGCAGGATGTCTGGCGAGGAGTGCCTGCCGGGAAACCATTCGTCCTTCTGACGCAGCCCAGTCTCTTCGATCCGGGCCGGGCGCCTGCCGGCACGCATACCGCCTGGGCGTACTGTCACGTTCCCAATGGGTGCAAGGTCGATATGACGGAACGGATTGAGGCCCAGATAGAACGATTCGCCCCGGGTTTTCATGATATGATTATAGCGAAGCACATCATGTCGCCGGCCGATATGGAGGAGTATAATCCGAACTATATCGGGGGAGAAATAGTCGGGGGCGTGCAGGATTTTTGGCAGCTTTTTGTGCGGCCCTTCGGGAGATGGAGGGCCTATTCAACGCCGGCCGAAGGCATCTACATCTGTTCGGCCTCGATGCCTCCGGGCGCCGGTGTCCACGGGATGTGCGGCTACCTCGCCGCAATAAGGGCGCTCGGTGATGTCCTTGGCTTCAGTCCCGGCCGGCCTCATTAAGGGGATAGTCATGGAAAAAATCAAGATAGGGATCAGCACGTGTCTTTTGGGAGAGAAGGTCCGCTATGACGGGGGCCACAAGCTTGACAGGTACATTACGGAAACGCTCGGTCAGTACTTCGATTACGTTCCCGTCTGTCCGGAAGTCGAATACGGCCTTCCTATCCCAAGGGAGGCCCTGCGCCTTGTGGGAGATCCGGTCTCACCCCGCCTCGTTACGGTCCGTACCCGTGTAGATCATACCAATGGTATGCTCGGTTGGGCAGAGCGGAAGTTGGGTGAATTGGAGGGCGAAGAACTTTGCGGCTTCATCTTCAAAAGTCGGTCCCCCAGCTCCGGCCTGAAGGGGGTAAAGGTGTATACGGACTCAGGGATGCCGAGCCACAGTGGGGCAGGTATCTTTGCCGCCGCATTTACCCGGCGGAATCCCCTGATCCCCGTCACGGACGATGGCAGGCTCCACGATCCATCCCTGAGGGAAACGTTCATCGATGCGGTATTTGTGTACGCGCGCTGGCAGGACTTGCGTAAGAAAGGTGGAAAGATCAAAGACCTGATCGATTTTCATACAGACATGAAGCTCCTCATCCTGGCCCACAGCCCCAAGCACTACGGCATGCTGGGGCGACTGGTCGCCGGGGCAGGCGAGTACGAGCCCGAGGAACTCCGGATGTCGTACGTCAATCTTCTTATGGAATCGCTCCGCCTCGAGGCTACCCCCCGAAAGAATACCAATGTGCTCCTCCATGGAATGGGCTATTTCAAGAAGCAGCTTACTTCCGATGAAAAGGCGGAACTGCTTGAGATCATCGGGGCCTATCACGATGGGTATGTCCCCCTCATCGTGCCGATCACTCTCATGAACCACTACGCCCGCAAATACGGGGAGCTCTACTTAAAACGGCAGTACTACTTCAATCCCTACCCTGTCGAGCTCATGTTAAGAAACCATGCGTAGCTGCCACAAGGCTTCGGGCATCCTTATAACTTGAACGAATGCTACTTCTTCTTTGCCGGGAGGATCGCGCGGAAGACGCTGCAGATAATCGCGACGCTATTGGTCCTGATTGACATATATCAGTTTGCCGGTGTCAAAGCCCAATGCGGTTGCTTTTGCGATGACCGCCTCCTTTATGCTTTCCTTTATTTGCGGACTTCTGGCCAGAAGCCATAAGTATGATTTGTCGGGGCCGCATACAAGTGAATACTGATAGTTTTCATGGTCAAGTTCAAATACGACATATGCGCCGTAAAAGGGGCCAAAGAAAGAAACCTTCAGGTAACCTTGATCTGGTCCTCCGACAAAATAGGCCTTGCCTTCTGCCTCCTTCCACTTGTTTTGTTTTACGGAATACCCGCGATTTATCACTCTCACCCCGCCATCGTTCCGAAGGCTGTAATCTGCAGTTACCCGAGTTAAACCTCTCTCGAAAGAGTGGTCCAGTCGCGCAATCTCGTACCACTTTCCAAGATATCTTTCCAAGTTGAAATTATCAACCGGTCTTACATTCGCGGGTATTCCAACGCACCCCGGGAATAATAAAGCCGCCAGGAAAATAAACAATTTTTTCATTTCTGTTTTGTCCTTAAAAGCTAAGGAAAATATAATACAATCATTAGCGTTGTCCACTTCCGTCGCGTTTGATCCTCGTCAGATAAGGCCTCTTGCCCTCACAACTCTTGAGGATACACGATAGGACATGGAAAGAGAGAAGTGGGTATTGAAAAATCCGTTACATGAGTTATAATGGGTGCAAATCGAAGTGTAACATCAAAGCCTTCATAGAGCAGATACAGGCTTTATAATAGGCAATATGAAAGGAACCGCCAAAGATATGAGGGCGAGAAAAGAACAGATACCCGTCACTACCAGTAAGGGGACCGCAGCAATACCGGAGCGGCTCAAGGCGTTCGATGCAAAGGAGTATTTCGGGGTCCTCGCTACCGACGACGGGGGTCAACCCTACACGTCACTTATCTCCTATGCCCTCTCGCCGGACCTGAAAAGGGTTATTTTCGCAACCCCAAAGGGTACGCGCAAATATAGCAATATTTTACATTCAGCCCAAGTCGCCATCCTCATCGACAACCGCTCCAAAGGCAAGAACAGGGTGCTGGAGACGGAAGCAATGACCATTCTGGGAGCCGCAAAGCGAATCAGGAAAGGTAAGACATGGGAGGAATTTGCAGGGATACTCATGAGGAAACATCCCGACCTCGAGGGATTTCTGAATGCCCCCACGACTGCCCTTATCGCGGTAGAGATCATCCGGTGCATCCATGTGGGTAGTTTTCAGACCCTCTCAGTGTGGGACTGCCAATAAATCGGGACTTCAATCGCAATCTGTATCTGATCAGCTTTAACTCGCATTGCGGTCTGTACATACTTCCACGGCCGGACGATCCCGCGAAAAAGTTGATTACGCAAGAAGTATGATTCCTCTTTATAAATGGTAAGAGATAGAAAACGCGGAGAAGCTCTCTTGCAGTGGACCAGAGGGACATAATTATA from Syntrophorhabdaceae bacterium carries:
- a CDS encoding FAD-dependent oxidoreductase — translated: MGTWHDYDLIVIGAGIGGFVSAVTANSLGKHVAVVEKRRTGGNCTNFTCIPSKALIRLSHLSRETASLDRLGLRVKCPGGIDTEGVMARIRSVVQKAYEKDLPDTFERIGIHMLSGTAAFADNHHIEVDGRVLSAEKFIIAVGTRPLVPPIDGLAGIDYLTNETLYELDSLPGSLVILGGGVDGIEYASAFGRLGVTTTVVEMATRLIPTADREITTHLLRALRADGINLITGAKAKSLSREEDGVALMYEDERGQPGKVLADRVLVAIGRKPDLEGLSLEKAGVKYTARGIIADDKLRTSAPNIYGCGDIVGPFQLASTAEYHGMIAATNAMLPIKRRVDYHNNVYVIFTDPPLAYLGLTEEEAHAKYGHELQVYRFDYTNMRRALVDGEEVGMAKFLCDGRGRLVGAHILGEAASEVIHEAQVIKAMHRPLHKLHNVTHAYPTYAQALVGRASQLAYLDRMAGNVFVRTVLRLLPGYANRLNLARDRLAETPPMPSDGKPATSHPVIGIKTVADGKVWVVSLPVELLDHGEESLLASLGKDSKGPESIALDWSQVRRMNGLGAGMLVKVIARARRKGQRLVAFGLAEGLKDVLEVTELDQAIEVFPSEFGALSALGVDFQGTPPEEPFHAGITVDTHYWAKPTDSLIVPLALKKARNLNVNGRRPVGPVNGFGQLWQKTYWLHVSDPEITPEYAIACLKHNFPGFQPSYNHFFPSPAGIVAGEIVLLHSSTPGGPLSTGVMVLYADDRSFTFCCPKGHPESGFVSFSAFEAEGKTIVQIMGLARASDPIYEIAFHLVGSKIQARIWAHVLASLAAYLGVPASIASETICVDHSRQWRQFGNVWYNAQVRTLAHEPVRWLGALVGGVREAQVRSV
- a CDS encoding NAD(P)/FAD-dependent oxidoreductase gives rise to the protein MKRRSVQSDREYDAVVVGSGPNGLAAAVTIAQAGRSVLLIEAKETIGGGTRTQELTLPGFHHDVCAAIHPLALASPFFRFLDLSSRGLEWIQPPIPLAHPLDDDHAVLLERSLDKTAEGLGPDAGPYRQLFGPMVGKWDELVADLLRPLGPPRHPLSLMHFAPRAVRSATALGERWFKGVRARALFAGNAAHSVLPLQHLSSAAFGLMLGILGHAVGWPIAKGGSRAIADALASCFTSLGGVIRTGMPVSSLDDLPKAGALLFDIAPERLAGIAGERFPVGYRDRLKSQRHGPGVFKVDWALKGPIPWRDPNCARAGTLHVGGGPKEIAQAEQDVWRGVPAGKPFVLLTQPSLFDPGRAPAGTHTAWAYCHVPNGCKVDMTERIEAQIERFAPGFHDMIIAKHIMSPADMEEYNPNYIGGEIVGGVQDFWQLFVRPFGRWRAYSTPAEGIYICSASMPPGAGVHGMCGYLAAIRALGDVLGFSPGRPH
- a CDS encoding DUF523 and DUF1722 domain-containing protein; amino-acid sequence: MEKIKIGISTCLLGEKVRYDGGHKLDRYITETLGQYFDYVPVCPEVEYGLPIPREALRLVGDPVSPRLVTVRTRVDHTNGMLGWAERKLGELEGEELCGFIFKSRSPSSGLKGVKVYTDSGMPSHSGAGIFAAAFTRRNPLIPVTDDGRLHDPSLRETFIDAVFVYARWQDLRKKGGKIKDLIDFHTDMKLLILAHSPKHYGMLGRLVAGAGEYEPEELRMSYVNLLMESLRLEATPRKNTNVLLHGMGYFKKQLTSDEKAELLEIIGAYHDGYVPLIVPITLMNHYARKYGELYLKRQYYFNPYPVELMLRNHA
- a CDS encoding lipocalin family protein produces the protein MKKLFIFLAALLFPGCVGIPANVRPVDNFNLERYLGKWYEIARLDHSFERGLTRVTADYSLRNDGGVRVINRGYSVKQNKWKEAEGKAYFVGGPDQGYLKVSFFGPFYGAYVVFELDHENYQYSLVCGPDKSYLWLLARSPQIKESIKEAVIAKATALGFDTGKLIYVNQDQ
- a CDS encoding pyridoxamine 5'-phosphate oxidase family protein, with protein sequence MKGTAKDMRARKEQIPVTTSKGTAAIPERLKAFDAKEYFGVLATDDGGQPYTSLISYALSPDLKRVIFATPKGTRKYSNILHSAQVAILIDNRSKGKNRVLETEAMTILGAAKRIRKGKTWEEFAGILMRKHPDLEGFLNAPTTALIAVEIIRCIHVGSFQTLSVWDCQ